One genomic region from Candidatus Omnitrophota bacterium encodes:
- the nusG gene encoding transcription termination/antitermination protein NusG, translating to MEKHWYVIHALTGQEEKVKANILNRLELSNLKDKISQVLIPTEVVSEVKSGKKKISERKFFPGYVLVEMELTDESWYLIKNTPGVTGFISSGDKPTPLLNEEVDNILKQSEEKKEKPMPKVTFNQGESVRIKEGPFTNFNGTIEELNPARGKLKVLVMIFGRSTPVELEYWQVERL from the coding sequence ATGGAAAAACACTGGTACGTCATACACGCCCTTACAGGCCAGGAAGAAAAGGTCAAGGCGAATATTTTAAACCGTTTGGAGCTTAGCAATTTAAAGGATAAAATCTCGCAGGTGTTGATCCCCACTGAAGTTGTTTCCGAGGTCAAGAGCGGCAAAAAGAAGATTTCCGAAAGAAAATTCTTCCCCGGTTATGTGCTTGTGGAAATGGAACTTACGGATGAGAGCTGGTATCTTATAAAGAATACGCCCGGCGTTACGGGTTTTATCAGCTCCGGGGACAAGCCTACGCCCCTTTTGAATGAAGAGGTGGACAATATACTCAAGCAGAGCGAAGAAAAAAAAGAAAAGCCCATGCCCAAGGTAACGTTTAATCAGGGCGAAAGCGTCCGAATAAAAGAAGGGCCTTTTACTAATTTTAATGGAACGATAGAGGAATTGAACCCTGCCAGGGGCAAACTCAAGGTGTTGGTGATGATATTTGGCAGATCAACACCCGTTGAGCTTGAGTATTGGCAGGTAGAGAGATTATAA
- the tuf gene encoding elongation factor Tu (EF-Tu; promotes GTP-dependent binding of aminoacyl-tRNA to the A-site of ribosomes during protein biosynthesis; when the tRNA anticodon matches the mRNA codon, GTP hydrolysis results; the inactive EF-Tu-GDP leaves the ribosome and release of GDP is promoted by elongation factor Ts; many prokaryotes have two copies of the gene encoding EF-Tu), with amino-acid sequence GDSVTMEVTLITPIAMEKELRFAIREGGRTVGAGVISEIIK; translated from the coding sequence GGTGATAGTGTCACCATGGAAGTAACGCTTATAACCCCGATAGCCATGGAAAAGGAACTGCGTTTTGCCATAAGGGAAGGCGGCAGGACAGTCGGGGCCGGCGTCATAAGCGAGATAATAAAATAA
- the rpmG gene encoding 50S ribosomal protein L33, which yields MREQVLLACSECKIRWYSTSKNKKNTTARLELVKFCRNCHKRTPHKEIK from the coding sequence ATGCGGGAACAGGTATTGTTAGCGTGCAGTGAATGCAAGATCAGGTGGTATTCTACGTCTAAAAACAAAAAGAATACGACGGCCAGGCTTGAGCTGGTGAAGTTTTGCCGCAATTGCCATAAAAGGACCCCGCACAAAGAAATAAAATAA
- the secE gene encoding preprotein translocase subunit SecE codes for MFGKIGNFISEVMVELKKVSWPTKNELIGSTIVVIISVLAMSAFIGVCDFVFSKAVHIIIRQ; via the coding sequence ATGTTCGGTAAGATTGGCAATTTTATAAGCGAAGTCATGGTTGAGCTCAAAAAGGTATCATGGCCGACAAAAAACGAACTCATAGGCTCAACGATAGTTGTGATAATCAGCGTTCTGGCCATGTCGGCATTTATTGGTGTATGCGATTTTGTATTTTCAAAGGCCGTGCACATTATAATAAGGCAGTAA